ATGGGGATGCATGGATTAAGAGAGTTCTGGATGTGCCCACCAAACCAAGAACAAGAAGACCTCCTTTGTCTGAGAAAGATAGGAAGTGGTCTCATGTTGGCAAGTTTTCTTTGGCTGCTGTGATCAATCACCAAGAACTCCGTAAGCTTACTCCTCAACAACTAGAGGAGAGGAAAAGATtgatagaggagaagagaatAAAGCTTCAGATATCAAGGGATTACTCTTTCTTATTCACTGACGAAGAGAATGCTGAGAGAGCCAAGATTAAAACTGAGACTCAGAGAACTAAATGTTATTTTCGTTATGATAACACTAGCAGGAAGCTTGGATCTTCTCTTGCTCAAAAGGGTTCTCAAGATTTGAAGCATAGCGGTGGCAGATATGACAAAGTTCAAGATTTTAAGGCTAATACTCAAAAGGCTTCTCAGCAATCTGTTCATCATGTCAATCTGAGCCGATTTCACAACCATAATGGTGACAGCGGGAAAGTTCAAGATTTGAAACGGAACAGTAACTATAAGGCTTATACTCCAAAGGGTTCTCAAGAACCTGTACATCATGTCAATCAAACCCATAACCATTATGGTGATCGCAAGAAAGTTGAAGATTGGAACCGTAGGTATAAAGTTGATGGTCGAAGAAGCTATAAGTTTGACACCCAAAGGGTTTCTAAAGAATTTGGTCATCATCGAATTCACAGAATGTCACATGGAAAGTCCTTTGATTATCGACGAGATTTGGATTATATTACTGACATAGCCAATGTTGCAAGGATCGACAGAAAGGACACGAGGAACAGCTGGGAATCAGAGAATgcattaagaaaaagaaaaagagaggttCAAGAGTCTCTGCACATGCCAAGGGTTACTCATTGCTATTGATCACcatcatttgtaattttttattttttggctacaTCTTCTGTAGATTGGTTTTTAAAGGGTTACAAATGTGTTCCCTCTTGAGTCATTTGTTAGGAAATCAACAATCTTGTTTTGCacagttttttctttaatctcttTGTAATATAGTTTGAACTGATGTTAGATATGAAATATGCAAATTTAAGATGATATGAACTTGGTAcctgtggggccaaagaaagtgtagccccggcccaggcccagtttatcttaaggtccgcggcccaagccgaggagagccattgccgaggacgacctcctgCTCGGCACTTCACTAAACGCCCAAAGAAAGGAGCAAACTGAGTGTAGGGGCAGGGCCAGGAAAAAAGCAGCCAACACAGTAATACGGAATTCGGCGTCTGACAAGCACATGCCCATGCCCATGCGCTTTTCcagcaactcccaaccactctatgTATGGGTCGACTGGATAGGTCTGCACcccaaaagtaaaatcaacacgTGGACGCAAAAAAGGGGGATGGaacaccagtataaaaggagaaaaaaaataaagctctGGAGGGGTCTTACAACtcttgccaaaaaaaaagaaaaggggtttAGTTAGGGAAACCAAGCCCGCCCATGCAGTATTTCCCGTAGGAACTACTACTAAACAGCTCATCTATGCCCAAGGTCATACCTttgaagcccactctctacaaatgatattgtgaggGCCTCTTTTCGTACGAGCCCAACACTGTCTTGGGATCGTAACAAATTGGGCacctacaattggcaccgtctgtggggaggttTGTGTCTTGGCATAGGCGATAATTCGAGACAGTTCTCTTGGCATTTCTACTAGCTGGTTATGGCAtgctagcgtaaagttccatcAGGGGCTATTATTCTTGAATAGGGGCTACGCTTTATATCGTCAGCCGCGCAGATGATTCTAGGGGCTCGGCCGAGGAGCTAAATTCCGTAAAGCCAAGGCCctgaaaccaactacttaaacgaaaaagtacaagttttggacagaaccaaggccttgcatggtcctcagacccaagcctctggagaaaccaactacttagaagcaaaagtacaagttttggacagaaccaaggccttgtatggtcctcggacccaagcctctgggaaaccaactacttaaacgaaaaagtacaagttttggacagaaccaaggccttgtatggtcctcggacccaagcctctggggaaaccaactacttaaacgaaaaagtacaagttttggacagaaccaaggccttgtatggtcctcggacccaagcctctggggaaaccaactacttagaagcaaaagtacaagtcttggacagaaccaaggccttgtatggtcctcggactcaagcctctggggaaactaactacttagaagcaaaaatacaagttttggacagaaccaaggccttgtatggtcctcggacccaagcctctggggaaactaactacttagaagcaaaagtacaagttttggacagaaccaaggccttacatggtcctcggacccaagcctctggggaaaccaactacttagaagcaaaagtacaagttttggacagaactaaggccttgtatggtcctcggacccaagcctctggggaaaccaactacttaaacgaaaaagtacaagttttggacagaaccaaggccttgtatggtcctcggacccaagcctttggggaaaccaactacttagaagcaaacgtacaagttttggacagaaccaaggccttgtatggtcctaggacccaagcctctggggaaaccaactacttagaagcaaaagtacaagttttggacagaaccaaggccttgcatggtcgtcggacccaagcctctggggaaaccaggGACTACTTAaacgaaaaagtacaagttttggacagaaccaaggccttgtatggtcctcggacccaagcctctggggaaaccaactacttaaacgaaaaagtacaagttttggacagaaccaaggccttgtatggtcctcggacccaagtctctagggaaaccaactacttaaacgaaaaagtacaagttttggacagaaccaaggccttgtatggtcctcagacccaagcctctggggaaaccaactacttaaacgaaaaagtacaagttttggacagaaccaaggccttgtatggtcctcggacccaagcctctagggaaaccaactacttagaagcaaaagtacaagttttggacagaaccaaggccttgtatggtccccggacccaagcctctggggaaaccaactacttaaacgaaaaagtacaagttttggacagaaccaaggccttgtatggtcctcggacccaagcttctagggaaaccaactacttagaagcaaaagtacaagttttggacagaaccaaggccttgtatggtcctcggacccaagcctctggggaaaccaactacttagaagcaaaagtacaagttttggatagaaccaaggccttgtatggtcctcggacccaagcctctggggaaaccaactacttagaagaaaagtacaagttttggacagaaccaaggccttgtatggtcctcggacccaagcctctggggaaaccaactacttaaatgaaaaagtacaagttttggacagaaccaaggccttgtatggtcctcggacccaagcctctggggaaaccaactacttagaagcaaaagtacaagttttggacagaaccaaggccttgtatggtcctcggacccaagcctctggggaaaccaactacttagaagcaaaagtacaagttttggacagaaccaaggccttgtatggtcctcggacccaagcctctggggaaaccaactacttaaacgaaaaagtacaagttttggacagaaccaaggccttgtatggtcctcggacccaagcctctggggaaccCAACTACTTAaacgaaaaagtacaagttttggacagaaccaaggccttgtatggtcctcggacccaagcctctggggaaaccaactacttagaagcaaaagtacaagttttggacagaatcaaggccttgcatggtcctcggacccaagcctctggggaaaccaactacttaaacgaaaaagtacaagttttggacagaaccaaggccttgtatggtcctcggacccaagcctctggggaaaccaactacttagaagcaaaagtacaagttttggacagaaccaaggccttgcatggtcctcggacccaagcctctggggaaaccaactacttagaagcaaacgtacaagttttggacagaaccaaggccttgtatggtcctcggacccaagcccctgaggaaaccaactacttagaagcaatagtacaagttttggacagaaccaaagccttgtatggtcctcggactcaagcctctgggaagACCAACTACTGAAGAGGAAAATTGCAGGGAGTAGACACAGCCTGGACGTTATATGGCCCTAAGAGTCTACCCCAGATGAAAGCTATCCATTGATAGATGGGTTAATTCCTAGACCGACTGAAATCCGCAGCCTACCCTCAGATCCTCGATATAAAAGGAATTGGTGCAACTGTTATAGGGCCAAGTGTTATTAAAACATGGTCAAAGCCCCTCGCTGCTCGGCAGCCCCTCGGAGggtatattttgtatttatcgttctcggacgaTCGCCGTGCCTGTGTTACGGGGTTTTAAGCCATTCTCTTGGTTAGTTTTCTGAGTTTTACTTACTGGGAGTTATCgttattatatttgataataCTTAATAATGCCGATAAGTTCAAATTGGTAAGGTTCTGTTTCAAAATTTCCTGCTTTAAACATCACTAAAGGAAAATACATACATAAGCGTACTTGTTCACAAAGTAATTGATGCCGAAaggaaaagtatttagaaagaaataagttcatcttttattaagacaaagaaatagtacagcgtacaatgaaagCTGGAATAAACTTATACTAAAGCTAATTACATAAgcgaaaagaaaaagtacaagagaatgaagagaAAGCCGAAGAAGAAGTGCAGAGGAAGGGTTGGCTGCTGTTCCAAGATGTTGTTTGAGGAAACCATTCCTCAacacttttacatgcccataactcaggcagccaaagagcccaacttggggcctgcaccgttgaagaaaaggtgcagggaacctgacctcaggctaacaccgtTTGAAGAAACAGTGCAGAGAGTCGGAGGTGGAGGAGCCTCCGTATAACCACGTCTGCGATAAAGCAGACGACGCTGATGGCGAAAAACCTTACTTCTGACGCGTCAAGAGTCTGACGCGaccagtacctgcttcggattttggctaaaagaggtAGAAAAACCATCCTCGCCTTACCAAGATGGAAGATCATCTTGAGTCTGTGTCCACCTTGTCCAGACCACACCACCTTGAGCCTCGGAGAGACCCGATGCCTCTGTGGCGGGTGCAGTTCCTTCACCCCTATACGTGCCTTAGGCATATTACACTAAGGATGGAGAGCACTAAATATGGAGACTGTGATTATGGCTGAAGGATTGCGGTTGTAAAGAAAACCGAAGGGTTTGAATGTAAGAGGAATAacctcctgtcctacttattTAAAGGGAAAGGAGGAGATATTTAATTTACGCAGAGTTCCAAAGAATGCTACAGACATGGAATAGTGGGCTCAAGTTCCAACGCCATTCGTgaccgtaggatctgaagatcctcatGAAGGAGCACCTCGAGCGTAGGGGTGTCAAAGGACCCCACGTGAGTGGGTGAAGGAATGCCTCTTAATTTGACACGTCCCCCGTGTAAGtggaaaaatgcaaatattaatGGAGTGTAGAATCAGAGCAGGCTATGATGTAGGCCCAAcattatcaaaaccctcctccccaactaaaaagtcgggcagcaggcttttgaggggctattgtggggccaaagaaagtgTAGCCCAGGCCCAGTTTATCTTAAGGTCCGCGGCTCAAGCTGAGGagagccattgccgaggacgacctcctgCTCGGCACTTCACTAAACGCCCAAAGAAAGGAGCAAACTGAGTGTAGGGGCAGGGCCAGGAAAAAAGCAGCCAACACAGTAATACGGAATTCGGCGTCTGACAAgcccatgcccatgcccatgcGCTTTTTcagcaactcccaaccactctaggtatgggtcgactggacaggcctgcaccccaaaagtaaaatcaacacgTGGACGCAAAAAAGAGGGATGGaacaccagtataaaaggagaagaaaataaagctctGGAGGGGTCTTACAACTcttgctaaaaaaaagaaaaggggtttAGCTAGGGAAACCAAGCCCGCCCATGCAGTATTTCCCGTAGGAACTACTACTAAACAGCTCATCTATGCTCAAGGTCATACCTttgaagcccactctctacaaatgatattgtgaggGCCTCTTTTCGTACGAGCCCAACACTGTCTTGGGATCGTAACAAATTGGGCACCTACAGTACCTTATTGTTTttaggttcaatttttttttgttcttgttaatGCTATAATATTTTGATCAGGGAAAATATCTTCACTCTGTAGAGGCTACAATTTGTTTAAGGCGTAAATGCttttttcgtccctacattttggggttatttttattttggtccctacatttatattttatcacttttagtccttaatcCAATTAACGcttgttattttagtcatttccgTCACTCAACTAACAGAAAAAGCTGACGTGGCAAACGGAGTGCACTGTTGACAcagtaaatgctgacgtggcaaataaaataataatagtaaattatttattatttaataaatgtcaagtcagcataaaataataataaaataataataaatgccaTCCACGTcagtttagaattttaaattttaattgatcaaTTAAATATTCTccagaaaattataaatacaattTGAGAAGAACATATGAAACCATTAAGTGGCTAGCTAGCTTTTCAATCTATTGGCAAGAATTTTCGAGATACAGCTGTAAATAATGAAGTTCCAAGAAGATCAGGCCGGCCTAAAGTTAGTGCTTGAAGCATTTGGGACCAAAGGGCATTAGCCTCACCTAGCTAGAAGATTTATAAACAAacgtgatatatatatatatatatatatatatacatatatattagtATCTGAATACATACTGATCAATTATATCAACATATATTGGCTCCATTAACCATTCAAAGGCTATCGGTCAAAAATGAACAGATCAGAAATATATAGCTTCCACATTAGAGGACCAACGCGTCTCAAGGCTGTTGACTGGTAACTGGTAAGACCATTTTCCACCCAGAACTTGTTCATGGAGTGTAATTATTAGTAGtgatcaaaaaatatatatatatatacacacacacaagcgAGAGTTGATAGCATAATTTAATGTCAAGAATAGTGGGTTTCTTGTAATGAAGATAAGTAAACATCTTATAACACTCACGGTGATAAATTATGttgaaaatatatgaagaagAGGAACGAAACTTAGTGAGGAGATCATGATTACATGCATGCACGTTCATAGAAGGGATATAATCTGCAtgcaattaattaaaaagaggaaagaaaagtgaaggccttgtagctgaacTGATTTTATTGTGATCAAAATGGTAATCTGATTGGTTCCATTATGATTGGTGGTTTTTGTCTAATAAGGTGATTTGTGTTTTACATCATTTTTTGTATCTTATTAACTGAtagaataatgattaaattcataatttccaaatttttggGACAATATATAGGTAGTCTATTATGATATCAGATGCATATGGTGAATTCAACCTTTTTGTGTTGTATTCTTTTTGCAGGAACAATGTAAATCATCGAAGATCCATTATTGCTAGCTTGGTCCAAGGAGTGTATGTTCAAGAATACGACCGCCAGCAGCGCCTTAAGGAACCTCGAGCTCCACTTCTTGCTCCACCTTGGTGGGAATTCTTCGATTTCCAATTATACTGTGTGCTTTCAGATCAGGTTGACACGTCCATCTTTGGTGCTGTTTATGAGAAATGTAACAGTTACGATTCTGCAAGTAAGGCCCCAAAATATGTTATTGCCTTCCGAGGAAATTTCATATCAGAAGGCACAATTGTGCGGGACTTGAAGTTGGACGTGGAGTGCTGCTTTAACAAACTTAATAGTGACGACGTACGTGTTGTGATTAATTGGCATTAACAAAGTTTTAGAAATGGTTAGTATTTCTGGAGGTGCACCAAATATGTGGTTGGCTGGACATTCCTTAGAACATGGCCAGGTTGAATTATAGGATTGAAACATACCTCTATAATCCACCATTCCCATCTCTCACAGATATTTTGATGAAGTGGACCAAGAGTACTGAAAAAACGCAGGACAAAATCCGCATTGCAAAGAGTTTTGTCAAGGCTACTTTAGTAGCTGCAGCACAAGCTTCTAATAAGGCTCAGCATGACCCTTTTCGTGCCTTATATGACTGGCACCCTAAACTGTTCGTGAACCGAGGTGATCTTATTTGTTCAGGTTATATTGCTTATTTTGAACACATCTCATCAGGAACAACATTGCCAAGGGGGGCTGAAGGTTTGCATCTTCTTCCTTCGGCAAATCTGTacataaatactaaaaatacaCCGCTTCTCCAAGCACATGCTCATGAACAGTGGTGGAATCCTGATACTGACTGCGAGCTCAAGGTGTACCACTACAATTAGGAATGAAAAAACCTTTTACATTAATGTTGTCTGCTGGTTGAAAGATTGTCTCTAAAAGCACCGCAGAGATATATATGAGTTTTCTTTCTTGGCTTGATCATGGGTTGAATAATCAGATACACTTTATGTATTCTGTGAATCCCATCTTTGTTAAGTTGGTTGTGGTGTCTATGTAAATGTAATGGCAATAAATTGAGTTAACATTGAAGTGTTATCCTTGAACCGCTACATATTTGTGATTTCGCACGCaatattcatattttatattgatgtttatatttaaaatgtgaaaatgatgatgtATACGGACAATATATATTAAGAAGTACGTGATAATcaatttacataaataaaaatctttttaatattGAGGATAGTTTTAGGAtgtaagatatatttttacatgCAATAGTTATTACTAATGCTAGTCACGGGcctaatataaaaatatttttatttgttgactTTTCAAAGCTGTCTTCATTTtggaatattctaaaatgaaataaagaactaaaaatttaaCACAAAAAGAGATATGATTAACCATTTTTAGAGGAAGTAGACTCACTTATCCAAAGAGGTCATTtaatacttaataattttcatttagcCAAAGACATAATAAGAAGGAGAAGAGGACCTATGATGGGGAATTAAGAAACAAAGTACCGAAATggaaaaattacaagaaagcataaaaaaaatccaaccaaagaaagaagagaatatGAAAAAGAGGGAGCGATCACTCCTTTTTTGGGGTAGAACATTCACTGGATGAGagaaataacaaatttatagaaaataagataGGTGTAAGAAAAGTCAAGTAAGAGAGATGAAGGGTTAGAGGAAGAGTAACAATAAAATAGATGAGAATAATGGGGAGAAGAAGATCCAAAAAGGGTGGGGAAGAGTAATGGTAAGGTGAGGAATAGTGGGAAGAGTaagaagaagagcaaaaaaaaagggaagtgGAAGCATTGGAAACATGTAGATAACATCGCACAATGATcgaatagaaaaattaattgctaAGCCTCCATcactatatattattatatgataGATGCAAgggaaatttttatttcttttcctttttttaatatatattttttcttttttaattgatataatTAATATGATTTGAATCTTTTGAGTTATGATACCCATTTCATGATacgaatagttttttttttttttttttcactagccCACGTAAAAATAGAACTTTATATATTGgccaaaaaaaacacacacacgcaaatacataaagtatTACATTTTCCTTCTGCaagttttcttatttaaaaatttttgtatgaTGGTCTTATTATCAATATTGCAAGTTACatctcttttaaaattttagttaaaaaaaaaatttcttgggctttttctttttatgtgtaagagcctaatatattgttaagggaaccaaagtttgactacaaacttagttgtaatTTAAAGCTGTAACTCTCAATAAAAAAGTTAACATGggtatatattttaaaaatttaaccgCTGAATTGCGTGTCTACTATTCGattcattaacttattttttatgttaaattttagactacaaaaatttataactttacCGGTTAAGTGATTTAATGGTTCATAAAATCTCATAAGATTTACAAGGTCTTGTATTCAAGACCCGAAACAGCATTTTGGGGGTCAACTCATTCTTTATTGTAATTACCTAATTTGCCTAGAGAAATAGTCAATTACTCAAAAGAGATGTGGACAGTGGACACCTATGCTGAGGtgaaaaaaaaggacaaagtaATGTAAAGAAATGGTATGTTCCATTGCGAACAACATAGAAGTTTGGTCAGAAAATTCCATATTCACGGCATCTCTATCTACATCGGTGGCAGatactattttcttttgcaaatcagtaaatatgtaaatttaatCACCCGATTCACCCAAATCGAAGTGTTGAACCCTAATGATAAACCCCACTTCGACCTTGTTTTCACGACCATTGGTGTAGATCATAAAGCCATATGGGTCATTTTGCCAttcatattaaattaattaattgtaaaaaaaaaaaaaaaactgcattaTTATAAATAGTGTTGTTATAATTATTGCCAACACTATTACATACTATTAAATTATTCTTTACCTATAATATTATTCgcccgaaaaagataaaacttaggtacagtaccttaggtgctgttccttaggttctcttcttaaaatttagccatattgctacttaactaaaaaatacactttcatctcatgagaaaaaatttacatggtagaattttaa
This genomic stretch from Quercus lobata isolate SW786 chromosome 3, ValleyOak3.0 Primary Assembly, whole genome shotgun sequence harbors:
- the LOC115980626 gene encoding GDSL esterase/lipase At4g10955-like, which encodes MNRSEIYSFHIRGPTRLKAVDWNNVNHRRSIIASLVQGVYVQEYDRQQRLKEPRAPLLAPPWWEFFDFQLYCVLSDQVDTSIFGAVYEKCNSYDSASKAPKYVIAFRGNFISEGTIVRDLKLDVECCFNKLNSDDNMARLNYRIETYLYNPPFPSLTDILMKWTKSTEKTQDKIRIAKSFVKATLVAAAQASNKAQHDPFRALYDWHPKLFVNRGDLICSGYIAYFEHISSGTTLPRGAEGLHLLPSANLYINTKNTPLLQAHAHEQWWNPDTDCELKVYHYN